CGTTCCTGTGCCTGTCTGTTGATGTCGGCAAGGTAGGCGTTTAGCCTGCCGCTTGTAAGAAGATTGGTGTATGTAACTTTACGGTACTGTTTTAGATAATCTAAATGCCGTTGCCCCCAGATGCCTATTGCCTGTTCTTCTTCGGCGGGTACAGTTAAGCACGGTATCAAATAATCCCCTTGCCTTTCGTATTTGCCGCCCAGTTCCTCAAATAATGATTTTGCCATTGTCTGTTACCTCCACATTCTTTTTTATTTTGAATGTCCGCAAAATCCGTCCTACATCAGTCCTACAGTATGTATCACATAATCACATGGCAGATTATAGGCTTTTGTTATCTTTGCTTCTCCAGTCTCACATCCGTTAAGTATCCTGCACTCTGCCAGAAGTTCCGGTCCTGCTGCTCTGTGAATTGCACCATCTACACCACCTCCACCAAGAAGTGAATTGTTAGCTGCATTTACGATTGCCTGCACATCTGTTACTTTTGTTATGTCACCTTTTATCGTCTTAATCAAATACATCTTTCTTACCTGCCTGTTTATTATATTACCTCTGCCCCAAATGGCATCAGAGACAATTTTGCAATTTTGAAAAACTGCTTTCCGAAAGGAATTCCGATAATTGTTATACAACATATCAGACCTACCACAGCATTTCCAACTGCCATAGGAATTCCTGATACAATCAGCCAGATAATATTTGCAATTAAGCTAACTGCACCGCCGCCATATACCACTTCTTTTCCAAACGGAAAAAATGCCAAACCTGCAAACTTAAAGCACTGTAAGCCTATCGGTATTCCTATTATGGAAATGCACCACAGGCAACCTGCCAAAACCCACGACAATCCACTCAACAATCCACCACATATAAACCAAAGTATGTTTCCTAATATGCTCATATCAATATTCCTTCTCTATCTCTCCATCTATTCCATACATTTTCTTGAATGCATCAAGGTCTGCCTGATTTTTAATCAGCATAACCTCCTCTATCTTACCTGTATGAATGTCCTTAAAGCCTGCAACCTGCTCACCATTACATATGCTTGCCTTGATTACCGGTTTCTTATTTTCTTTATCATATGTCTTTATAACTGTCTTTTTCTTAAAGAGTCCCACTCTGAGCACCTTCTTTTGACTTTGCTATCAGTATAAGTTTTTCAAAGGACTGTCCAAAACGTACATCATCATCTTCTGTACGCTTTCTCGGTCCTTTCATATGATTCTTATGAGAGCTGCGTCTTGCCTTCTTGTTAAGATGTCGTTCCATAAGCATCTGATCTATGTTATCATTCGTATACCACTTGCCAGATTGGTGAATAGCATATGCACCTTTTCCAAGAGCCATAGCAGCGACACCATAATCCTGAGATACTACTACATCCCCTTTATGACAAATGCTGATCAGTTTATAATCTACTGCATCTACTCCTGCACCTACCACAATCACATCGCTGTAATCAGAATGCAAAATGTGATTTGTATCACACAGCAATGTGGTGGGAATATTGTATTTCTCTGCTATTGTCTCTACAATGTCCACTACCGGACACGCATCTGCATCTACAAATATCTGCATTTTCTCCTTAAATCCATTTCATATCAGTTATAGTTAATTGGTGTGCGTACTTCTATAAGATTTCCTGACGGATCATAGAATCTTACAAGTTTCTGTCCACCTTCAAGTTCCGTTAATTCCGTAACATAACTTACAACATACTTGCCAGACTCCAGTTTTTCAATAATGCCTTCTATATCATTATCTTCAAAATAAAGCTCTGTCATATTGTTATGTGGAGTTGTATGTATTTTTGTACTATCATACCATACATCTACATCTTGTAACACAAGCCCCTCAGACATTATCACATTGCCTTCCAGCCTTGTAATCACACGCAGTCCAAACAGTTCTTCATAAAAATTAATTGATTCGTCAATGTTATCAACAATAATCAATACATTTTTCAAACTCATGATTTATGTACCTGCCTCTCCATTTCTCGTTGAATCCATGTCATAATTACATCTACAAGATAATCCTGCTGCACCTGACTCAATTCCCTGCCGGGCTGCATTTTATGCCACTTTCGGATGCACTCCCTACAGCATGTAGCTGTTGCGTGCTGAGCAATAAATACCGGATGACCACGCATTGGTGTCTGCTTGCCATCATTTGCTATATATGCCGGAGCTTCTCTCTTTGCAATAAAGTCCTTAGCATGTTGTCTTATTGTATCAAGGCCTTTTTCATTTATGTAATCAATATCTTTCTGCTTCAGATGGAAACTGCTTCGGAACTTGGAATTATCCAATCTATCAAACAGCTGCTTATACCACTCTTCTTTAGTCATTAGAACTTCACTACTTCCGGTTCATGCGTAAATGATGAAAATGTAGCGGTTGCATTCTTGAAATAGAATACCTCGGTATTTCCATCATCTCCTAATAGTTACTTAAATAAATCCATAATGCCAAAGCTCGTCTTCTTATAAACTTTATTGTAAGCTGCTTTCTTTGGATCCTTAATCCATCCTGCACCTTTTTTTCCGTACCCTGGAATTAAAGCTTTCTTAATAGCTCGCTTGGCTTTTCCGGTTGTTCTTGCCTTTATTGATTTCTTTATACTGGGTGTTCTCATTCCAAACTTCATCTTAATCGCCTCCGTTGTTCCATAAAAATCACCTATTATTACTATCTATCAATAATAGGATTATACCACCATTTACACATCTTCAACAAACACAATATCATAGATTTTTTTGGATTTCTTCTTACAATATGTATCTGGTCCCAAAATCAACCAATGCTCTTCGAGTTATTTATTCTGCATTATCTAAGAAAAACTTTACGTTAGATGAGATACATCAAGCCTTGTTTGTGTAATTTCTCGGGGCGAAAACAGGGTAAATATTCCTTTCTAAGCCTTTCAAAAAATCACAACAAGGTCTTTGTACTAACCTGTGGTTATGTATTGAATTATAGGTTTTAGGTAACAAAAAAACACCGTATTACTACGATGTTTTTATGCTATTCCGAAGATTAGTAATTATTTTTTACTTGTTAAGTACAAAATTTCTGAATTGATCAATAGTCAATGTTTCTTCAATACCGTTTTGGTATTTTGTAATTCTCCAAACATCTTCTTTCATTATAGGCAAGTAAAAAATATGACCTGTAACAATCGAAGCCTGCTTATAGCACTTCTTTAGTTCTGTAGCCAGCTCGATAAACCTATGCCTTCCAATACTGTATATAATTGAAGCTTCTCCAATTCTCGCAAACTTTTTGATTATCTGCTTATTTGTTCCTGGCACTTTATATATGTGTTTCATAAACTCATCAAACCTTTCCTTTTTTACCAAATGTATACGTGTAAGCTTGTATAAAGAACTTGCAGCCTTAGCTATATATTCAGTTTCTTCAACACTAAATCCATATTCCTGAGCCACCTCTTCGACCCTTATGTATCTTTTTATTACCTCCCCACCGTGAAGATAAGCCCTAACATCCGGCTGTAATTGTGTTACCATCCTTTTCACCTACTTATAAAATTCATCATCAACTATATGGAATGTCTCAATGTACTCATCAAATATTTTTAAATTGACAAGTACTAACTGACCTAACTTATAGACTGCTTTGGCATCCTTAGCCATTTGCATAAAC
This genomic window from Roseburia sp. 831b contains:
- a CDS encoding VOC family protein; this translates as MSLKNVLIIVDNIDESINFYEELFGLRVITRLEGNVIMSEGLVLQDVDVWYDSTKIHTTPHNNMTELYFEDNDIEGIIEKLESGKYVVSYVTELTELEGGQKLVRFYDPSGNLIEVRTPINYN
- a CDS encoding TnpV protein; translated protein: MAKSLFEELGGKYERQGDYLIPCLTVPAEEEQAIGIWGQRHLDYLKQYRKVTYTNLLTSGRLNAYLADINRQAQERFERLIEGMKQAQGITEQLKAENALEWTGCLNNIRACAREIVEKEIIFA
- a CDS encoding YccF domain-containing protein yields the protein MSILGNILWFICGGLLSGLSWVLAGCLWCISIIGIPIGLQCFKFAGLAFFPFGKEVVYGGGAVSLIANIIWLIVSGIPMAVGNAVVGLICCITIIGIPFGKQFFKIAKLSLMPFGAEVI
- a CDS encoding YaiI/YqxD family protein is translated as MQIFVDADACPVVDIVETIAEKYNIPTTLLCDTNHILHSDYSDVIVVGAGVDAVDYKLISICHKGDVVVSQDYGVAAMALGKGAYAIHQSGKWYTNDNIDQMLMERHLNKKARRSSHKNHMKGPRKRTEDDDVRFGQSFEKLILIAKSKEGAQSGTL
- a CDS encoding DUF6462 family protein; this translates as MEHTKAYQEFKKNGNTKFVRYSEGAEMYHMSVSKFMQMAKDAKAVYKLGQLVLVNLKIFDEYIETFHIVDDEFYK
- a CDS encoding DUF4186 domain-containing protein gives rise to the protein MTKEEWYKQLFDRLDNSKFRSSFHLKQKDIDYINEKGLDTIRQHAKDFIAKREAPAYIANDGKQTPMRGHPVFIAQHATATCCRECIRKWHKMQPGRELSQVQQDYLVDVIMTWIQREMERQVHKS
- a CDS encoding DUF6462 family protein codes for the protein MVTQLQPDVRAYLHGGEVIKRYIRVEEVAQEYGFSVEETEYIAKAASSLYKLTRIHLVKKERFDEFMKHIYKVPGTNKQIIKKFARIGEASIIYSIGRHRFIELATELKKCYKQASIVTGHIFYLPIMKEDVWRITKYQNGIEETLTIDQFRNFVLNK